Proteins from a single region of Felis catus isolate Fca126 chromosome B4, F.catus_Fca126_mat1.0, whole genome shotgun sequence:
- the KRT1 gene encoding keratin, type II cytoskeletal 1 codes for MSRQFSSRSGFRSGGGFSSGSAGVVSFRRRMTSSSVRHGGGGGGRFSGGRCGGGGGGAGGGGFGSRSLVNLGGSKSISISVAGGGRGGFGGGGFGGGFGSGGGFGGGGFGGSGFGGGGFGGGGFGGGGFGGGGFGGGGFGGSGFGGGGFGGGSFGPVCPPGGIQEVTINQSLLQPLNVEIDPEIQKVKSREREQIKTLNNQFASFIDKVRFLEQQNQVLQTKWELLQQVDTSTRTHSLEPYFESYISSLRNRVDQLKNDQSRMDSELKNMQDLVEDYRNKYEDEINKRTNAENEFVTIKKDVDAAYMAKVDLQAKVDNLQQETDFYRALYEAELAQMQTHISETNVILSMDNNRNLDLDSIISEVKAQYEEIAQKSKAEAEALYQTKYEELQITAGKHGDSLKSTKMEISELNRMVQRLRSEIDSVKKQISALQQSISDAEQRGENALKDAQNKLAELEDALQQAKEDMARLLRDYQELLNVKLALDMEIATYRTLLEGEESRMSGECSPNVSVSVNTSHTTISGGGGRGGGGFGSGGGGGGGGYGSGGGYGSGGGSYGSGGGSYSSGGGGGFGSGSSSGGHRGGSGGGGRGSGGSSGGSFSSSGGRGSSSGGTKTSGGSSSVKFVSSSYSRVIR; via the exons ATGAGTCGACAGTTTAGCTCTAGGTCTGGGTTCCGGAGTGGAGGGGGCTTCAGCTCTGGCTCTGCCGGAGTGGTCAGCTTCCGGCGCAGGATGACTAGCAGCTCCGTCCGCCATGGTGGGGGAGGTGGCGGGAGATTTTCAGGGGGAAGATgtggcggtggcggtgggggTGCTGGTGGCGGTGGTTTTGGAAGTCGAAGCCTTGTTAACCTTGGTGGCAGTAAAAGCATCTCCATAAGCGTGGCCGGAGGAGGACGTGgtggttttggtggtggtggcttTGGGGGTGGTTTTGGCAGTGGAGGTGGTTTCGGTGGAGGTGGTTTCGGTGGCAGTGGTTTCGGTGGAGGTGGTTTTGGTGGCGGTGGTTTTGGTGGCGGTGGTTTTGGTGGAGGTGGTTTCGGTGGAGGTGGTTTTGGTGGCAGTGGTTTCGGTGGAGGTGGTTTTGGTGGAGGGAGTTTTGGGCCTGTCTGCCCCCCCGGTGGCATCCAGGAAGTCACCATCAACCAGAGTCTTCTGCAGCCCCTCAATGTGGAGATTGACCCTGAGATTCAAAAAGTAAAGTCTCGAGAAAGGGAGCAAATCAAGACACTCAACAACCAATTTGCCTCCTTCATTGACAAG GTGAGGTTCCTGGAGCAACAGAACCAGGTGCTGCAAACAAAATGGGAGCTGCTGCAGCAGGTTGATACCTCCACGCGGACCCACAGCTTAGAGCCCTACTTTGAGTCCTACATCAGCAGTCTTAGAAATAGAGTGGACCAGCTGAAGAATGACCAGTCTCGGATGGATTCGGAATTGAAGAATATGCAGGACCTGGTGGAAGACTACCGAAACAA GTATGAGGATGAGATCAACAAGCGGACaaatgcagaaaatgaatttGTGACCATTAAGAAG GATGTGGATGCTGCTTATATGGCCAAGGTGGATCTTCAGGCCAAAGTTGACAACTTGCAGCAGGAGACTGATTTCTACAGAGCACTCTATGAAGCA GAGTTGGCCCAGATGCAGACTCATATCAGCGAAACCAATGTCATCCTGTCCATGGACAACAACAGGAACCTGGACCTGGACAGCATCATCTCTGAGGTCAAGGCTCAGTATGAGGAGATTGCCCAGAAGAGCAAGGCCGAGGCCGAGGCGCTCTACCAGACCAAG TATGAAGAGCTACAGATCACTGCTGGCAAACATGGGGACAGCCTGAAAAGTACAAAGATGGAGATTTCTGAACTGAATCGGATGGTCCAGAGACTGCGATCTGAGATCGATAGTGTCAAGAAGCAG ATCTCTGCGCTGCAGCAATCCATCAGCGATGCCGAGCAGCGTGGTGAGAACGCCCTCAAAGATGCCCAGAACAAGCTGGCCGAGCTGGAGGATGCCCTGCAACAGGCCAAGGAGGACATGGCCCGGCTGCTGCGTGACTACCAGGAGCTGCTGAATGTCAAGCTGGCCCTGGATATGGAGATCGCCACCTACAGAACCCttctggaaggagaggaaagcag GATGTCTGGAGAGTGTTCCCCGAATGTGAGCGTGT CGGTGAACACCAGCCACACCACCATCAGTGGAGGTGGTGGCCGAGGAGGCGGAGGTTTCGGCTccggcggcggcggaggaggcGGCGGCTATGGCTCTGGAGGCGGCTATGGCTCCGGAGGTGGCAGTTACGGCTCTGGAGGTGGCAGCTACAGCTCTGGAGGTGGCGGCGGCTTCGGTTCCGGTAGCAGCAGTGGGGGCCACCGAGGCGGCTCTGGAGGGGGCGGCCGGGGTTCCGGCGGGAGCTCTGGAGGCAGTTTCAGTTCGTCTGGAGGCCGGGGATCCAGCTCTGGGGGTACTAAGACCTCTGGTGGCAGTTCCAGCGTGAAGTTTGTTTCCTCCAGCTATTCCAGAGTGATCAGATAA